The proteins below are encoded in one region of Paenibacillus sp. YYML68:
- a CDS encoding type II toxin-antitoxin system RelE/ParE family toxin — MTYSIEIDKSALKYLQKLDKKMRTRIIQHLQILAEDPFHPELDIKRMQGTFQDFRLRVGSYRVVYTVEEEILVIHVIKIGSRGDVYKT, encoded by the coding sequence ATGACTTACTCAATTGAAATTGATAAAAGTGCACTAAAGTACCTACAGAAATTAGATAAGAAAATGCGAACGCGAATTATACAACACTTACAAATATTAGCCGAAGATCCTTTCCATCCTGAACTTGATATTAAAAGAATGCAAGGAACATTCCAAGATTTCCGTTTGCGTGTTGGCTCATATCGAGTTGTTTACACAGTTGAAGAAGAAATATTAGTAATCCATGTAATAAAAATTGGCTCCCGTGGTGATGTCTATAAGACCTGA